One Streptomyces drozdowiczii DNA segment encodes these proteins:
- a CDS encoding helix-turn-helix domain-containing protein, protein MAADSESPLSEVKFLTVAEVASVMRVSKMTVYRLVHSGHLPAIRVGRSFRVPEQAVHEYLRESFVGVASA, encoded by the coding sequence ATGGCTGCTGACAGCGAGAGTCCTCTGAGCGAGGTCAAGTTTCTGACCGTGGCGGAAGTCGCCTCGGTCATGAGGGTGTCGAAGATGACCGTGTACCGCCTGGTGCACAGCGGTCATCTGCCGGCGATCCGGGTGGGCAGGTCCTTCCGGGTGCCGGAGCAAGCGGTTCACGAGTATCTGCGCGAGTCCTTCGTGGGGGTGGCATCGGCCTGA
- a CDS encoding 30S ribosomal protein bS22, translating into MGSVIKKRRKRMAKKKHRKLLKRTRVQRRNKK; encoded by the coding sequence GTGGGCTCTGTTATCAAGAAGCGGCGCAAGCGGATGGCGAAGAAGAAGCACCGCAAGCTGCTCAAGCGCACGCGCGTTCAGCGTCGCAACAAGAAGTAA
- a CDS encoding NAD-dependent epimerase/dehydratase family protein, whose protein sequence is MGKVVLVTGAARQLGGRFVRRVQRDPDVERVIALDAVEPEHELGDAVFVREDIRGPAVARVLAEHDVDTVVHLDVSGFALGTQGRTAVKETNVIGTMQLLGACQKAPAVQRLVVKSSTGVYGSAPRDPAVFHENTPPKSLPGGGFAKDAAEVEGYVRGFARRRPDVAVCVLRFANILGPDADSPLADYLSLPVLPTVFGYDPRLQFVHEDDVMDVLSIAATEPKRGTLNSGTFNIAGDGVLLLSQCARRLGRPTVPMLLPAVTWVGQALRAVGMTDFSPEQIRLLTHGRVVSTVQMRETLGFAPKYTTGETFAAFARSRAPGLLPPRAVGRAVDRVAASVPRIAGPGSGDDTHPTTPSAR, encoded by the coding sequence TTGGGGAAGGTCGTGCTCGTCACGGGAGCGGCCCGGCAGCTGGGCGGCCGTTTCGTCCGGCGCGTCCAGCGTGATCCGGACGTGGAGCGGGTGATCGCCCTCGACGCCGTCGAGCCGGAGCACGAGCTGGGCGACGCCGTCTTCGTACGGGAGGACATCCGCGGGCCCGCCGTCGCCAGAGTGCTCGCCGAGCACGACGTGGACACCGTCGTCCACCTGGACGTCAGCGGGTTCGCGCTCGGGACCCAGGGGCGTACGGCGGTCAAGGAGACCAACGTCATCGGCACCATGCAGCTGCTCGGCGCCTGCCAGAAGGCCCCGGCGGTGCAGCGGCTCGTGGTGAAGTCCAGCACCGGTGTGTACGGCTCGGCGCCGCGCGATCCGGCGGTGTTCCACGAGAACACCCCGCCCAAGTCGCTGCCCGGCGGCGGCTTCGCGAAGGACGCGGCCGAGGTCGAGGGGTACGTACGGGGCTTCGCCCGCCGCCGGCCGGACGTGGCCGTGTGCGTGCTGCGGTTCGCGAACATCCTGGGCCCCGACGCGGATTCGCCGCTTGCCGACTATCTGTCGCTGCCGGTGCTGCCGACCGTCTTCGGGTACGACCCCCGGCTCCAGTTCGTCCACGAGGACGATGTGATGGACGTCCTCTCCATCGCGGCGACCGAGCCCAAGCGCGGGACGCTGAACAGCGGCACGTTCAACATCGCGGGCGACGGGGTGCTGTTGCTCTCCCAGTGCGCGCGGCGGCTGGGGCGGCCGACGGTGCCGATGCTGCTGCCCGCGGTCACCTGGGTCGGGCAGGCGCTGCGGGCGGTCGGCATGACGGACTTCTCGCCGGAGCAGATCCGGCTGCTCACCCATGGCAGGGTGGTCTCCACGGTCCAGATGCGCGAGACGCTGGGCTTCGCGCCCAAGTACACGACGGGGGAGACCTTCGCGGCCTTCGCGCGCAGCCGGGCGCCGGGGCTGCTGCCGCCCCGCGCGGTGGGCAGAGCCGTGGACCGCGTGGCCGCGAGCGTGCCCCGGATCGCGGGTCCCGGCTCCGGCGACGACACCCACCCGACGACCCCGAGCGCCAGGTAG